One genomic segment of Vicinamibacterales bacterium includes these proteins:
- a CDS encoding ABC transporter ATP-binding protein, which translates to MTPEHVADDWLTLRSSLPGRQRWDAQILWRKPLLARQIETRLREEIGVLDARVNAATGRVLVVFDERALSDVRKVILRVFEKVADGLVLPAALPAVEPEGAETGDSVRALVRSVEKDTHLRWKAAGSTASNTVLSLASPLSLGLLMTAALSGGSPLLAAVGITSPLAQMAAFSGFFLSLKGLETRTNYQSHTLWQRYATDIEHGLRMRAFSHIEYLDMAYLDDQNTSQLMSLVHHDSAQIRRFLETVPDTIISKAGTFALGSVFLLWVSPVSFGLALIPVPFIYALFRRYHKEISRRYQAQGAKEEATKNLLMNSLTGLPTVRSFTAEDDELQRLCQSSLTLQEESNQSFALGLEYAGLTKSALVTGLVLPLAYGGAMVLKGSLSVSTFMLQSFMLPQLISIMGGLDREYDVYQTGVAASRRMSRLLDAQPTMRSGPIRLQREAVKGAVVFDSVSFHYASGARIFDGFDLSIPAGGSVALVGSTGSGKSTLIKLLLRLYDTGGGRILLDGVDIRELNVYDLRKAIGLVSQDVFLFNGTAAENILYGRPDATREEVWEAARIAEATGFIQDLPEGLDTIVGERGQKLSGGQRQRLSIARVVLKNPPILILDEATSSVDNETESAIRRSIEAASRGRTTIYVAHRLSSIRHVDQIHLIDDGRVVERGTHEELVAGGGRYAALWRLQTGESAGDGTSAAVPQGDAVV; encoded by the coding sequence CTGGTGGTGTTCGACGAGCGGGCCCTCAGCGACGTCCGAAAGGTCATCCTGCGGGTGTTCGAGAAGGTGGCGGACGGGCTGGTGTTGCCGGCGGCTCTGCCGGCAGTTGAACCCGAGGGAGCCGAGACCGGTGATTCCGTGCGCGCCCTCGTCCGCTCGGTCGAGAAGGACACGCACCTGCGCTGGAAGGCGGCCGGCAGCACGGCGTCGAACACCGTGCTCTCGCTTGCAAGTCCGCTGAGCCTCGGCCTCCTGATGACCGCAGCGCTGTCTGGCGGCAGCCCGCTTCTCGCGGCCGTGGGTATCACATCACCACTTGCACAAATGGCCGCATTCAGCGGGTTCTTTCTGTCGCTGAAGGGCCTGGAAACGAGGACGAACTACCAGAGCCATACGCTGTGGCAGCGCTATGCCACCGACATCGAGCACGGCCTGCGGATGCGAGCGTTCTCTCACATCGAGTACCTGGACATGGCCTACCTCGATGATCAGAACACCAGCCAGCTGATGAGCCTGGTGCACCATGATTCCGCTCAGATCCGTCGGTTCCTGGAAACCGTTCCCGACACCATCATCTCGAAGGCCGGCACCTTCGCGCTCGGCAGCGTGTTCCTGCTGTGGGTGTCGCCGGTCTCCTTCGGGCTGGCCCTCATACCGGTTCCGTTCATCTACGCGCTCTTCCGGAGGTACCACAAGGAGATCTCCCGCCGCTACCAGGCGCAGGGCGCGAAGGAAGAAGCCACCAAGAACCTGTTGATGAACAGCCTGACGGGCCTGCCCACCGTCCGGAGTTTCACCGCGGAAGACGACGAATTGCAGCGGCTCTGCCAGTCGAGCCTGACGTTGCAGGAGGAGAGCAATCAGTCCTTCGCCCTGGGCCTGGAGTACGCCGGCCTCACCAAGTCCGCCCTCGTCACGGGACTCGTGCTCCCGCTGGCGTATGGCGGCGCGATGGTGCTCAAGGGATCGTTGTCGGTGTCCACGTTCATGCTCCAGAGCTTCATGCTGCCGCAGCTGATCTCCATCATGGGCGGCCTGGATCGCGAGTACGACGTCTATCAGACCGGGGTGGCCGCGTCGCGGCGCATGTCGCGGCTGCTGGACGCGCAGCCGACGATGAGGTCGGGGCCGATCAGACTGCAGCGGGAGGCCGTCAAGGGAGCCGTCGTATTCGACAGCGTGTCGTTCCACTACGCGTCCGGTGCCCGGATCTTCGACGGGTTCGACCTGTCGATTCCCGCCGGCGGATCGGTGGCGCTCGTGGGCTCGACCGGTTCGGGCAAGTCCACGCTCATCAAGTTGCTCCTGCGCCTGTACGACACGGGCGGCGGCCGCATTCTCCTCGACGGCGTGGATATCCGCGAACTGAACGTCTACGATCTCCGCAAGGCGATCGGGCTCGTGAGCCAGGACGTGTTTCTCTTCAACGGGACGGCCGCCGAGAACATCTTGTACGGCCGGCCCGACGCCACTCGCGAGGAGGTATGGGAGGCCGCCCGGATCGCCGAAGCCACCGGCTTCATCCAGGACCTGCCAGAGGGCCTCGACACCATCGTCGGCGAACGGGGCCAGAAGCTGTCCGGCGGCCAGCGGCAGCGTCTGTCGATCGCCCGCGTTGTGCTCAAGAACCCGCCCATCCTGATTCTCGACGAAGCGACATCGTCGGTCGACAACGAGACCGAGTCTGCCATCCGTCGATCGATCGAAGCGGCGTCTCGCGGAAGGACGACCATCTACGTGGCGCACCGGCTGTCGAGTATCCGTCACGTCGACCAGATCCACTTGATCGACGACGGGCGCGTCGTCGAGCGGGGCACCCACGAAGAACTGGTTGCCGGCGGTGGCAGGTACGCCGCACTGTGGAGGCTCCAGACGGGAGAGTCGGCCGGTGACGGCACCTCTGCCGCAGTGCCCCAGGGAGACGCTGTTGTCTGA
- a CDS encoding TonB-dependent receptor: MNLLSQVSRAFVCVIVAIWIAMPSSAATQSAATRITGTVTDESGGAVVGARITLVDERGAVRAHAVSDASGTFLLSRVASGKYVVQIESARFETTRSDVIVAEDGAPVALRVALKVAGVRETVDVAAPSAYVRDKAVSATKTDSPLSATPLNIQVVPQQVLQDQKVLILDQALTNVSGVKSQNYLGSTEFIWLRGFPSSSTFIDGFRLDEALVSGLRAMSNVDHIEVLKGPAAILYGRVEPGGMVNLVTRQPQATRSYSFEQLFGSWAHSYTNFDATGPITAGDTLLYRLNVSFDTSDSWRDGVHGKKFFIAPSLKWNISKKTEATVEVTYADNPLGGFDNGQNVPFVNGTLIALPRENNVAESLPLNFKTTLVKLDWSHRFNDAWTFRNQILSNTAKVDSPGYAAVLGFLPAGPSWLALRYMIGLKDTEAKTLATVFDLTGHVETGGLRHTLLVGADFYRFGAPATLSTSNLTVASVIDAVNPLHPGVPALTLDPTTQFSYDSTTNNYGVYAQDQLTLPHEVHLLAGLRYQNVSRTGWKAVGGATVADPAQSDSAVTPRVGVLWQAQRWLGAYGNYAGNFGANTGRDYQLNPLPPESARQYEAGAKTQFLDGRVQSTVAYFDLTKTNLATADPAHIGFQVATGEVRSKGLEFDLQGQIRPGWNVIATYTYTDIHVTKMNPGSSSGLIVGNQMADVPPNMGSLSTAYAFQDALKGWKVGAGVTARGETTDVTNRIPSPGYVLVDLMASREFVVGPSRMTAQLNVNNLLNKTYYLDAATSPYFLNWARLTYGAPRSVSVSLRVGF, encoded by the coding sequence ATGAATCTTCTCAGCCAGGTATCGCGTGCGTTCGTCTGTGTGATCGTCGCGATCTGGATCGCCATGCCTTCCAGCGCTGCTACGCAATCTGCCGCCACACGCATTACTGGAACGGTGACGGACGAGTCGGGCGGAGCGGTTGTCGGCGCGCGGATCACGCTCGTCGACGAACGCGGGGCGGTGCGGGCCCACGCCGTGAGCGACGCGAGCGGGACGTTCCTACTGAGCCGGGTCGCGTCCGGCAAGTACGTCGTCCAGATCGAAAGCGCGAGGTTCGAGACGACGCGTTCTGACGTCATCGTCGCCGAAGACGGTGCACCGGTCGCGCTTCGCGTCGCACTCAAGGTGGCCGGCGTCAGGGAGACGGTCGACGTTGCGGCGCCGAGCGCCTACGTGCGCGACAAGGCCGTGAGCGCCACCAAGACCGACAGCCCGCTGAGCGCGACACCGCTGAACATCCAGGTGGTCCCGCAGCAGGTCTTGCAGGACCAGAAGGTCCTCATCCTGGACCAGGCGCTGACGAACGTCAGTGGCGTCAAGTCCCAGAACTACCTGGGGAGCACCGAGTTCATCTGGCTGCGCGGCTTTCCCTCGAGCAGCACGTTCATCGACGGCTTCCGCCTCGACGAGGCCCTCGTGTCCGGCCTGCGGGCGATGTCGAACGTTGACCACATCGAGGTGTTGAAGGGGCCGGCGGCGATCCTCTACGGGCGCGTCGAGCCCGGCGGGATGGTGAACCTGGTCACGAGGCAGCCGCAGGCCACGCGGAGCTATTCGTTCGAACAGCTGTTCGGATCGTGGGCCCACTCCTATACGAACTTCGACGCCACCGGCCCGATCACCGCCGGCGACACGTTGCTGTACCGACTCAACGTGTCGTTCGACACGAGCGATTCGTGGCGCGACGGCGTCCACGGCAAGAAGTTCTTCATCGCGCCTTCGTTGAAATGGAACATCAGCAAGAAGACCGAGGCGACGGTGGAAGTGACGTATGCGGACAATCCGCTGGGCGGCTTCGACAACGGCCAGAACGTGCCGTTCGTGAACGGGACACTGATTGCCCTGCCGAGGGAGAACAACGTCGCCGAGTCGCTGCCGCTCAACTTCAAGACGACGCTCGTCAAGCTGGACTGGTCGCACCGGTTCAACGACGCCTGGACGTTCCGAAACCAGATCCTGAGCAACACGGCGAAGGTCGACAGCCCGGGATACGCCGCCGTGTTGGGGTTCCTGCCGGCCGGACCGTCGTGGCTGGCCCTGCGCTACATGATTGGCCTGAAGGACACCGAGGCCAAGACGCTCGCGACGGTCTTCGACCTCACCGGACACGTCGAAACCGGCGGCCTCCGGCATACGCTGCTGGTGGGGGCCGACTTCTACCGATTCGGCGCGCCGGCGACCCTCTCGACGTCGAACCTGACCGTGGCGTCAGTCATCGACGCCGTCAACCCGCTTCACCCGGGTGTCCCCGCCTTGACACTCGACCCGACCACCCAGTTCTCGTACGACTCGACCACCAACAACTACGGCGTCTACGCGCAAGACCAGCTCACGCTGCCTCACGAGGTGCACCTGCTCGCGGGGCTGAGATACCAGAACGTGTCGCGCACAGGCTGGAAGGCCGTCGGCGGCGCCACGGTGGCGGATCCGGCGCAGTCCGACAGCGCGGTGACCCCGCGCGTCGGTGTCCTGTGGCAGGCGCAACGCTGGCTTGGCGCGTATGGCAACTACGCCGGGAACTTCGGCGCGAATACAGGCCGCGACTATCAGCTCAACCCGCTGCCGCCCGAGAGCGCGCGTCAATACGAAGCCGGCGCCAAGACCCAGTTTCTTGACGGGCGGGTGCAATCGACGGTGGCGTACTTCGATCTGACCAAGACCAATCTCGCTACTGCCGATCCGGCTCACATCGGCTTCCAGGTGGCCACTGGCGAAGTCCGCAGTAAGGGCCTCGAATTCGATCTTCAGGGCCAGATCAGGCCCGGCTGGAACGTGATCGCAACCTATACCTACACCGATATTCACGTCACCAAGATGAATCCGGGCAGCAGCTCAGGACTCATCGTGGGAAACCAGATGGCTGACGTACCGCCGAACATGGGCAGCCTGTCCACGGCGTACGCATTCCAGGATGCCCTCAAGGGATGGAAGGTCGGCGCGGGCGTGACGGCGCGCGGGGAGACCACCGACGTCACCAACAGGATTCCCTCTCCCGGCTATGTCCTGGTGGACCTGATGGCCAGTCGCGAGTTCGTGGTGGGCCCGTCGCGGATGACGGCGCAGCTCAACGTCAACAACCTGCTGAACAAGACGTACTACCTGGACGCCGCGACATCGCCGTACTTTCTCAACTGGGCGAGACTGACCTATGGCGCGCCGCGATCGGTCTCGGTGTCGCTGCGCGTCGGGTTCTGA